TGATCAGGCTGTGTGTTGAGTATCCTGCAAGCCCACCCTGTTGGGAGGCAGTGTGTAATTTTGTTCAGACTCATTGTACCTTCCCTTTGGGTTGGAGAGCCATGTTTTACTGTGCAGAAGCTGAGGATCCTCTTGTGATGGTACTTCCCACAGGTAGTGTTGGAGATTCAGTGTGACAATGGCTGGAAAGGAGGCTGTGGCACAGTGCGATGTACCTATTGCCATCCTTCAGAATCGGATCAAAGCTGCCAAGGACCCTGTGGAGACAGCAAAGCTTCAGAAAGACCTGGACCAGCTCCTTGAGGTAACtgaggatgggggtgggaggcCCCACACCACATCCCTCCATCCACTGAGTACTTCCTCCCTTCACAGCCAGTGACTGAATATTACTGTTCACTGGTGTACTAAGGAAGTGATGGGACTGGATGCCCATTGGTTGTCTGAGCGATGGGGAGTGCTGCCCCCCTCACAGCCTGCCTATCACTGGGATTTTCATTTGGCTTCCACAGGTGGTCGGGGCGTAACTAAATGGATCCATTACTTTACAGATAAGAGAGCTGATCCGACAGACGGTGCAGCAGATCGTTAGACTGGCTACAGACTCGGAGGAACAGGCCGAACGTGTGCTAACCACAAAACTACACCTCACGCAGCGGGAAAACTATTCCACTGCAGTGGAGTATTTCCGTGTTCATTGTTTTGACTGGCACAAGCAAGAGGTATGTCTGCGAAGCTGGCATTTAGTGACAGACCAGCAGAACAACAACATAGGATCTCTCCTACAGCTTCCTCTACTCCCAAGAATGCAACCCCAAGCAATCTAACCTTTTCCCTTGGCTAACATTCTCCTGTCCTGGCAACATCTTtgtctctgtaccctctctagtgcTATTACATCttcgttttagtttatttattagtgttacaagcaggcttacattaacactgcaatgaagttaatgtgaaaatcccctaatcgccacactccagtgcctggtcgggtacactgagggagaatttagcatggccaatgcacctaaccagcacatctttcagactgtgggaggcacccggaggaaacccatgtagacgtgcagactccacagactccacacggacaagctgggaatcgaacccgggtccctggagctgaggcagcagtgctaaccacatctttcctataatgcagtgactagaactgtaagcggtattccagttgtggcctaattTGTGTTTTGTACCAttcaagcataacctccctgctcctacATTTTATGCCTTGAGTAATAAAGAAAAGTATTCCatatgtcgtcttaaccaccacctccttTGTCCTGCTACCCTCAGGAATCTGTGGCCATgcactccaagatccctctgtttctctacacatctcagtaccCCACCATTTGTTGCTTTCCCTTGTTCTCTTCCCTTGCCCTCCGCAAATGTAATACACTTCACTGCATTGAATTCCgtttacacagtaagaattttaacaacaccaggttaaagtccaacaggtttatttggtagcaaatgacattagctttcggagcgctgctccttcaacagatggagtggatatcggctcataaacaaggcatacagagacacaaactcaagttacagaatactgattagaatgtgaatctttacaactcatcaagtctgaaagatacagacaatgtgagtggagagagcattaggcacagattaaagaaatgtgtattgtctccagacaggacagccagtgagattctgcaggtccaggcaagctgtgggggttaccgatagtgtgccATATTCCgtttgccatttttctgcccatctgactaGTCTACTGATATCCTTTTGTAGTCAATACCAGTCTTCCTCGCAcatggccatttggtccatcaagcatgCACATGGCTAAATTGTGTGTCGTTTGCCAACTTtttaatcataagaacataagaactaggagcaggagtaggccctcgagcccgctccgccttcaataagatcatggctgatctttttgtggactcagctccacttacccgcccactcaccataacccttaattcctttactgttcaaaaatatatctttgccttaaaaatattcaacaaggtaacctcaactgcttcacgaggcagggtattccacagattcacaaccctttgggtgaagaagttcttcctcaactcagtcctaaatctgctcccccttatgttGAGGCCAtgctctagttctagtttcatgtcCCTTGCATTTAAATCAAAATCACTGATGTACACCACAAAAAACAATGAGCTGTGTGGAATCCAACAAACAGCCTTCCAGCTACAAACATCTGTCAATCAGTACCCTTTGCTCCCTGTCTATATTTATGCTAGTGCCCTTCTATTCATTATTCCAATTCCCATTCTTGGCTCGGGGAATGTTGTATTTCACAGGGGATGGGAGTGGGAGGCGCGATTGGAAATAGTTAGCGAAATAAAAGATTCAACATAAggacagcgtggtggcacagtggttagcactgctgcctcacggaaccagggacccgggtttaattccagccttgggtgactgtgtggtgtttgcacatgctccagtgtttgcgtgggtttcctccgtgtgctccgatttcctcccacaatccaaagatgtgcaggttaggttgattggccatgcacaattgcccgttactgtccaaagatgtgtaggttaggttgattggccatgcacaattgccccttgctgtgcaggttaggtgtattggtcatgctaaattgcccgttactgtccaaagatgtgtaggttaggtgtattagcacagggttacaaggataggatggaggggtgggcttggatgggatgctctgagagttggtgcagacatgatgggccaaatagcctccttctgcactgtagggattctgtgaaacctCTAAATTAATTTAACATTTTGGAGCATCACATTGTAACTGTGTAGAGGAAAGAGTTGCTCTGTACTGGTGTGGACGCCATGAATAATTGTCCATTTGTGGTTTTATTTTTTTGCAGTACGAGTATGCTCGTCACCAGCTGAGCGCCTTTGTCAATCTATGTGAGGAGCGGGTCCCACTGACACGGTACGGTATCATCCAACAACCGCATACACGGGCACTTCAAATAAGTGTGTAAGGTCTGATGTTATGAAGTATTAAGGAAGAATGCAACAATATACAGGAAGACGTTAGAAAACATGTAGACTGGGTAATCAGcagcaaataaactttaatataaataaatgtgagctggtgcactttggtaggaaggacAGAAACATTCCCTACACCTGAGAAAATAAGGAACTGAATGGTGCAAAAGGACCCAGGGATAAAGGTGAACAAATGATTAAAAGCAGCATCACAAATCATCATGACAATTAAAAATGCTCACAAACTAATGGGATTTACCTTTTGGGATAGACAAAAGTATTGAAGCTGTGCCAAACCTTTGTGGGACACCGCTCCGGCTGCACTGGGGCTACGGTGTACACTGCTGATCACCAAACTATAAAAAAAacactggagaaagtgcaaaatagATATGCAAGAATGGTACCAAAACTGAACCCTGGCCATGTCCAATCAGGATGCCCAGGTTTCCCCTACTTCAAGGTGAAGTTTGGTATTGGCTTAGATTGCAAGATGATTTCAGGTCGGTAATTCAGGTTTGTAATGACTGAGGTAACTCGGGTTTTTCATTTTCAATTGACAGGAGTATTATTGCTGTTACCCTGTACAACCTGCCCCTACTCCCTCCCTGTTACAGTTACAGCTTCTCAGTATTTGTACAATAGAGGTTTCTCCCCATTTATTCCGGATAAATAGTATTTCTCTATGCTGGATAGCCAGGTCATTGAAATAGTCTAAATTATAGGAGATGTTTCTCCCGACTTGGATTCGAGTGAAGCACCTGCTTGCAGAATGAATaagaaacaaaatactgtggatgctggacatctgaaataaaaacagaaaatgctagaattgctcaacaagtcaggcagcatctgtacagACAGAAgctgagttaacgtttcaggtcaacgATCTTCATCAAAACTCTGAAAGGTCATgagcctgaaacattaattctatcACTCCAGGGATTCTGCCAGATCTGAGTAATTCCAGTACTTTCTGCAGAATAAATCACTTCTTTAAGATGTTTTCTTGTGTTCTCTCTCTGTACATGAGCTGCATTGTAATCACTCTGCTTTTGAACAGGATCAAGGAAGTGATTGACCAAGTGAGTGAGAAGCTGAAGAAATGACAAAGTGGAACATTCTCCCCCTCCGTGTAGTCGAGACAGGGATCTCCCTCTTTTAACTTGTTGTGTCTTTTAACTGGAATCAAAACTTCTAAAGCTGGTAGCTTCTTGCTCTCTGGTGctgctagttaggccacattaTTCAGAATAACAGGACAGGAAATCGCTACTGACCCGCAAATCACTTGGTGCAAAAGCAATCCACAAAGAAGCCTTGTATTTTTTTTCTACAAAATAGCCACTGAGAGCATACATCACTTAACACTAATAAAGCAAATTACGTTATATATAACGGTGCAAATCAAATTCAAGGCCTCTAGATATGCTATGGGATAGAGTTCACACCATTGTACACTGCAGTTTACAGGATAAGTTCTGTGTTGATGGTCCTAAAGATAAACAGCTTGGTTACCTGATGGATGCAACAATCAGCTAGCTGGACTGCTCAGCTTCGAGGATTGATCTGTTGTGGGTACAAAGGTCTTCTGTTGTTACTGGGATGCTGTCTTGATGTAGATGATGAACTTTGAAACGAGAGAAATTTACTCTATCACAGTGAAAGTGTGAGGCCATTGATGCAATGAATGACGTCATTTCATTGTCCATCTGCAAAcaaatgaaaacatttcaacaAAATCACTTTCTTGAAAGTTGTGTCACTTATAAGTGCTGACATTTTCAGGAGCATTTGGGGTCAAATAtcaattttctttttgattaaGTTTACCATATTTTGTGATTTCATTAGTTGTTTCATAACTTCATTAACTCTTTGAGTGAACAGGTTTTGCCTGGCTTTTTTTATGTATGCAAATTCTGTCTCTGAATTGGGCTCCCTCATTTTTAATTTGGGTCTCTGGATATTTGAAGTTTTCATTGCAGCTGACATTTTATCTGGCTGAGCTTCACACATCCTCTTCCTACTCTTGAAAATGTTGATTCAAAGTCTCTTTTCGAACAGGCCCAAATTTTTCCTCTTCACTTGGTTGTGGGGACCACATTGGACTCTTATCCACATTACCTTCCCATTTCTCAAGAGTACACAACAAAAGTACATAatgagaaaaggccattcagcccatcaagtttattCCACTCCCAAGTCCAAGTCTGATTGGGTTATCAAGTACTTCCGTCCCACAATACCCATCAATGTCCCTGCATTAGAAAGCATCAATTTCTTGATttgatctccctcagtaattTAAAAACAATCAGTGCAATTTATATCTTTCTAACCCTCAGTCTCCCTGTCAACAGATAAGGACTCAGCTCAAATTAAATGTTGGTACCAAACCAATTGAGTTGGGGGATTTTTTTCTAATTTCAAGCCTTGATTGTAGTTGAGGAATGCTGTACCATGTACCCAGTTTGATCTACTTTACTCTGTCCACATTGCCCAGTGTGGTCGTCTCAAATGCATGTACGACTAGGGTATTAAACAAATCAGTTTATTTATTTCCACCTCTTTGATACCTTTCATTAGTTTAAAGGGTGTGCCATGTCTCCTTTGTACATCTTTAATTATTGTACCGAACCTTGCTTCTCTGTGTACCAGTCCCTATGAATATGCAATTCTTGCTGTAGTTCACACTATGAAGCTTCTGATGCTGTGGTAGAAAGTATCCTATATTTTAGAATCATATATAACAGTTTAAAAGATATGCAAAGAAAATCATTTTGACCAAAATTTCAGTGGTGGCCATCATTTCTCTCGTCCTTCTAATCCACAATGTAAATGGACCCAATTCATCTGATATCCACCGTCATgctctttttaaaacttttaaatatTGTTGCCTTTTTTGATACAAATTTCTATGTTATAGGTTTTGGGGGTGGTTAGGACTTGAACACATAATCTAGGGTGATACAGCAGGGCTCTACTTAAGGGGTGAGGTTTTGGTGAATGTACCATCTTGCAGGTGCGATGTTGAATCGGCCTATTGAGGTGAATGTAAAATATCCTGTGGAAATAtcttggggtggggcgggggggagcctgGATCTTGTTCATCCCTCAACCTACGCCAACAAAACTGATTTactggccattcatcccatcagca
This region of Mustelus asterias chromosome 19, sMusAst1.hap1.1, whole genome shotgun sequence genomic DNA includes:
- the LOC144508045 gene encoding legumain-like, producing MAGKEAVAQCDVPIAILQNRIKAAKDPVETAKLQKDLDQLLEIRELIRQTVQQIVRLATDSEEQAERVLTTKLHLTQRENYSTAVEYFRVHCFDWHKQEYEYARHQLSAFVNLCEERVPLTRIKEVIDQVSEKLKK